The Pelobates fuscus isolate aPelFus1 chromosome 2, aPelFus1.pri, whole genome shotgun sequence genome has a segment encoding these proteins:
- the FAM131A gene encoding protein FAM131A isoform X3: MLPKSRRALTIHEITALARSSLHGISQVVKDHVTKPTAMAQGRVAHLIEWKGWSKPSDSPAALETHFNSYSHLSEGEQEARFAAGVAEQFAIAEAKLRAWSSVEGDDSTDDSYDEDMLPPMDPSQPTDFLGPVQKDSVSSRVCCCDSDSSHTLSPETLCSSLCSLDEEPLLLASPTQVTEESLLTKPQQVHGPYDRLHDMECEDSSYSMSFSESCLSPSEDELITFPAIGRGSGGLSLCRKGSDVVSSGVVSLDEDEEDQP, from the exons ATGTTGCCCAAGTCTCGACGAGCACTCACCATCCATGAGATCACGGCCCTTGCTCGCTCCTCTCTGCACG GAATATCCCAGGTGGTGAAGGACCATGTAACCAAGCCAACAGCAATGGCTCAAGGTCGTGTGGCACACCTGATTGAGTGGAAGGGTTGGAGTAAACCCAGCGATTCTCCGGCTGCTCTGGAAACTCACTTCAACTCATACTCACATCTGAGCGAGGGCGAGCAGGAGGCAAGGTTTGCAGCAG GTGTAGCTGAGCAGTTTGCTATTGCAGAAGCAAAGCTCCGTGCCTGGTCTTCAGTTGAGGGTGATGATTCGACAGATGATTCGTATGATGAAGATATGTTGCCACCAATGGATCCATCCCAGCCCACAG ATTTTCTGGGCCCTGTGCAGAAGGATTCAGTATCGTCACGTGTGTGCTGTTGTGACAGTGACTCCTCACACACCTTGTCCCCTGAGACTCTGTGTTCCAGCCTATGCAGCTTGGATGAGGAGCCACTTCTCTTGGCATCTCCTACTCAGGTGACTGAGGAGTCATTGCTGACCAAGCCCCAGCAAGTTCATGGTCCCTATGATCGTCTCCATGATATGGAATGCGAGGACTCTTCATATTCAATGTCCTTCTCTGAGTCCTGTCTAAGTCCCAGTGAGGACGAGCTCATAACCTTCCCTGCTATAGGTCGGGGATCCGGGGGCCTCAGTTTGTGCAGAAAGGGCTCAGACGTAGTGTCTTCAGGTGTGGTATCTTTGGATGAAGATGAAGAAGATCAACCCTGA